The Mycolicibacterium cosmeticum sequence GCGGAACCAGCTTGATGTCGGAGCCGAGGTAGGACCAGTAACCGCCCGGTCCGCGAGATATGCGGACATCACCCACACCTGCGGTTTGGGTGAACGAGACGCCGGTCCGCAGGCTCCAGGCATTGAGATGGCTGACGATGCGGGCCCGCAGGTCCGACGGCGTGGCCTCCATGAAGCTGACCGAAAACACGCGCTGAGCAGGACCCCAGTACTTCGTTGTCAGCAGCGTGAGCGCCAGTGGCGCATCGGGAAGGGATGCAGCAATATTGGCGAACTCGAGGAGCGGTGCGTTCGCCGGGTTGAGTCTGATGCTCACCTTCGCGGCACGTTCGGTCAACCGGAGCGGCAGACGCTTGATGCTGCAGGCGACGTCCGGCGGGGAATCCGACGGCTCGTGGCCGTTCGACGCATCAGACATCGTGGATTCGAGTTGTGTGGCGGTCATGACAATGTCCTCTCGTTGTGATCACTGCGGCCGGTGCAGCAGCGATCACACCGAGTATCTGGCGGCGCAGGGGAGAGGATTCGAGTAGTGCACTACTCGGGTTCGGGGCCGAGTCGCGCAGTACGTTTGACTGCAGACCGGAACCGGTTCAGCGATTCTCGCTGAACGCCCGCAGCGAGGCCACCTGCTCGGGATCCAGTGAGGGCCGCACGGTCTCGCGGGCCTTGGCGACATCGTCCATCGTCACGTCGGCGGCGTCGATCGAGCGGCGCATCGCCGCCAGCGCGGCTTCGCGCAGCAGCGCCACGCAGTCGGCGGCGCTGTAGCCGTCCAGTTCCACGGCCAGCGCCTCCAGGTCGACATCGGGGGCCAGCGGGATGGACTTGCCGGCGGTGCGCAGGATGTCCTTGCGCGCCTGCGCATCCGGCGGTTCGACGAAGACCAGCTTCTCCAGCCGACCGGGCCGCAGCAGTGCCGGGTCGATGAGGTCGGGCCGGTTGGTGGCGCCGAGCACCACCACATCGCGCAGCGGTTCGATCCCGTCCAATTCGGTCAGCAGCGCGGCCACCACCCGGTCGGTGACCCCGGAATCATGGCTCTGCCCGCGCCGCGGTGCCAACGCGTCGATCTCGTCGAGGAATACCAGCGACGGCGCGGAATCCCTTGCCCGCCTGAACAATTCGCGCACCGCCTTCTCCGACGCGCCCACCCACTTGTCCATCAGCTCGGCACCCTTGACCGCGTGCACGCTCAGCCGGCCCGAGCTGGCCAGCGCCCGCACCACGAACGTCTTACCGCAGCCGGGTGGGCCGTACAGCAGCACACCCCGAGGCGGCTGCACGCCCAGCCGGGCGAAGGTGTCGGGGTGCTGCAGTGGCCACAGCACGGCCTCGGTCAGCGCCTGCTTGGTCGCCACCATGTCGCCGACGTCGTCGAGGGTGACCGAGCCGACGGCCACCTCCTCGGTTGCCGAGCGGGACAGCGGGCGGATCACCGACAGCGCGCCGGTCAGGTCGTCCTGGGTCAGCGTCGGCGGCTGCCCGTCACCGCTGGCCCGCGCCGCCGCGCGCAGGGCGGCCTCCCGAACCAGCGCGGCGAGGTCGGCCACGACGAAACCCGGTGTGCGTTCCGCGATGTCGTCCAACGTCAGATCGGTGACCGGTACGCCACGCAGCAGCACCTCCAGCAGCGCCGCGCGGGTGGCGGCGTCCGGCAGGCTCACCCCGAGCTCCCGGTCGCACAGTTCGGGTGCGCGCAGCCGGGCGTCCACGTTGTCGGGCACCGCGGAGGTGGCGATGAATGCCACCCCCTTGGTGGCCACCGCGGTACGCAGCTCGGCCAGGATCAGGGTCGCGACGGGCTCCGCGGCGGCCGGTAGCAGCGCGTCGATATCGGTGATCAGCAGCACGCCGCCGCCGTCGCGCACCTTGGCCACCGTCGCCGCCACCGTGGAGAGCCGGTCCTCGGCGCGCAACGCCCCGATCTCGGGCCCATCGAGCTCGACGAGCCTGCGGTGGGCGCACACCGCGCGCACCAGGGTGGCCTTGCCGGCGCCGGCCGGCCCGGACACCAGCACCCCGAGATTGGCTGTGGCGCCCAGGGTTTCCAGCAACTGCGGCTCGTCGAGCGCCAGCTTGAGCCATTCGGTCAGCTTGCCGGCCTGGACGTGCGCGCCCTTGAGGTCGTCGAACGGGATCGCCGCCGTCGCCACGGTGGTGCGCAGCGGAACCGGCTCGGAGACGCCGTCGCCCCAGGACACCATCGAATTGGGTTGCACGCTGACCGTCCCGGCGGGGTCCACACCGGTGACGGTGAGCAGTTCCGAGGTCCAGGTGATGCCCACCGAGGTGGCCAGCGCCGTCGTCGCCGCCGACGTGGAGGTGCCCGGCCCCAGATCGCGGGGCAGCAGCGACACGGTGTCGCCGACCGTCATCACCTTGCCCAGCAACGCCATTCGCAAGGTGGCCGGTGACACGGACTGGGTGGCCAGCCGCGACCCGGTCAGCGTGACCGATTTCGCGCCGTACACCGTCACCGGCTCCACCACCACCGCAGCGTTCTCGCGCAATCCCGCGTTGGACAGCGTGACATCGTCGAGCAGGGCCACCCCGGCGGGGGTGCCGTCGGGCGCCACCCCGACTACCGCGGCGGTGGGCCGCGCCCCCAGCAGTGACACCGCGTCCCATTCCCGGATGCCGAGTGCCGCGATGGCCTCCGGATGCAGGCGCACCACGCCGCGGCGCGAATCCAGCGCCGAGGTGTTCAGGCGCGCGGTCAGCGTCAGGGTCATCCGGTGTGACTCACTGCCGCCCGGGCGGCTTACGCAGGCCGAGCCGGGAGACCGAGCGCCGGTGCGGCTGCTGGGTGCGCCGAATGGCCCGGCGCGCTGCGCGTTGCTGACGCGGTTTGTCGTTCCAGGATTCCGGGTGGGCGGCCACCCAGCGCTTGCTGCGCACCGCGAACGGGATGTGGATGACGTAGGCGACGATGATCACCATGATCACGATGTAGCCGTACAGCACCGAGGCGGCGACGCCGATCGCCAGCAGGGCCAGCAGCGGCGCCACCATGTTCGGCGGCACCGAGAAGGTGTGCACCTTGCGCATCGGGATGGCGCTGACCACCAGCAGCGAGACGCCGATCATCCAGGCGATCACCACCCATTCGGCGGCCGGGGTGTTCCACCAGTCGCCGGGGAACTGCATCTTGACCGCGATCGGGCCGATCGCGCCGATGGCGCCGGCCGGGGCCGGCATGCCCATGAAGTATTCCTTCTCGTACGCGGGCAGATCGGCGTCGAGCATGGCGTTGAACCGGGCCAGCCGCAGCACGATGCACACCGCGTAGAACAGCACCACGATCCAGCCGATCTGCGAATGCGACAGCAGCGTGGCGTACACGATGAAGGCAGGCGCCACACCGAAATTCACCGCGTCGGCCAGCGAGTCGATCTCCTCGCCCATGCGGGAGGTGGCCTTGAGCATCCGGGCGGTGCGGCCGTCGAGCGCATCCAGGATGGCGGCGACGGCCAGCAGTGCCATCGCCTCGGTGGGCCGGCCGTCCAGGGCGAACTTCACCGCCGAGAGCCCGAGGCAGATGGCGGCGACGGTCATCGCGCTGGGCAGGATCCGCAGGCTCACCGTCGGCGGCTTGATCCGGGCCTTGATCATTTTTCCCCGGCGATCATCGCAACTCGGCCAACACGGTTTCGCCGCCGATCGCGCGTTGCCCGATCTCGACGGCCACCTTGGCGCCGTCGGGCAGGTAGGTGTCCAGCCGGGACCCGAAACGGATCAGGCCGTACGTTTCGCCGAGGGCCAGTTTGTCGCCGGGGCGGGCGGTGCAGACGATCCGCCGGGCCAGCAGGCCGGCGATCTGCACGGCGACCACGTCCACCCCGTCCGGGGTGCGGATCAGCAGGCTGTTGCGTTCGTTGGCCTCGCTGGCGGTGTCCTTGTCGGCGGACTGGAACTGGCCGGGCCGGTGCCGCACGGCCACCACCTCGCCGGCCGCCGGGGCGCGCTGCACATGCGCGTCGAACAGCGACAGGAAGATGCTGATCCGTGTCATCGGGGTGTCCGGCAGACCGAGCTCGGCCGGCGGCACCGCCTGGTCGATCAGGGTGACCCGGCCGTCGGCGGGCGCCACCACGACACCCGGCCGGGTGGGCGGCACCCGCGGCGGGTGCCGGAAGAACAACGCGCAGAAGCTCGCGGCGGACAGGCCGGTGTTGCGCAGCCAGCGCCGGTTGCGCCCGGCGAGCGCGATGCCCAGGCCACCGGCGATGAACGGCAGGCCGGCCGGGTGGATCGGGGGGACGGTCGAGCGGACGAGCTCGACGAAGCGCTCGGCTTCGGAGGAGGTGTCGTCGGAGGGGCGGGCAGGTCTGGCCATGGCGGCTCCCGATTCTACGTGGATTCAGCCGGCTGACAGGTCCCAGACCCGGACGGCGGATCCGGCCGCGATCTGCTCGACGTCCTC is a genomic window containing:
- a CDS encoding AAA family ATPase is translated as MTLTLTARLNTSALDSRRGVVRLHPEAIAALGIREWDAVSLLGARPTAAVVGVAPDGTPAGVALLDDVTLSNAGLRENAAVVVEPVTVYGAKSVTLTGSRLATQSVSPATLRMALLGKVMTVGDTVSLLPRDLGPGTSTSAATTALATSVGITWTSELLTVTGVDPAGTVSVQPNSMVSWGDGVSEPVPLRTTVATAAIPFDDLKGAHVQAGKLTEWLKLALDEPQLLETLGATANLGVLVSGPAGAGKATLVRAVCAHRRLVELDGPEIGALRAEDRLSTVAATVAKVRDGGGVLLITDIDALLPAAAEPVATLILAELRTAVATKGVAFIATSAVPDNVDARLRAPELCDRELGVSLPDAATRAALLEVLLRGVPVTDLTLDDIAERTPGFVVADLAALVREAALRAAARASGDGQPPTLTQDDLTGALSVIRPLSRSATEEVAVGSVTLDDVGDMVATKQALTEAVLWPLQHPDTFARLGVQPPRGVLLYGPPGCGKTFVVRALASSGRLSVHAVKGAELMDKWVGASEKAVRELFRRARDSAPSLVFLDEIDALAPRRGQSHDSGVTDRVVAALLTELDGIEPLRDVVVLGATNRPDLIDPALLRPGRLEKLVFVEPPDAQARKDILRTAGKSIPLAPDVDLEALAVELDGYSAADCVALLREAALAAMRRSIDAADVTMDDVAKARETVRPSLDPEQVASLRAFSENR
- the pssA gene encoding CDP-diacylglycerol--serine O-phosphatidyltransferase; protein product: MIKARIKPPTVSLRILPSAMTVAAICLGLSAVKFALDGRPTEAMALLAVAAILDALDGRTARMLKATSRMGEEIDSLADAVNFGVAPAFIVYATLLSHSQIGWIVVLFYAVCIVLRLARFNAMLDADLPAYEKEYFMGMPAPAGAIGAIGPIAVKMQFPGDWWNTPAAEWVVIAWMIGVSLLVVSAIPMRKVHTFSVPPNMVAPLLALLAIGVAASVLYGYIVIMVIIVAYVIHIPFAVRSKRWVAAHPESWNDKPRQQRAARRAIRRTQQPHRRSVSRLGLRKPPGRQ
- a CDS encoding phosphatidylserine decarboxylase gives rise to the protein MARPARPSDDTSSEAERFVELVRSTVPPIHPAGLPFIAGGLGIALAGRNRRWLRNTGLSAASFCALFFRHPPRVPPTRPGVVVAPADGRVTLIDQAVPPAELGLPDTPMTRISIFLSLFDAHVQRAPAAGEVVAVRHRPGQFQSADKDTASEANERNSLLIRTPDGVDVVAVQIAGLLARRIVCTARPGDKLALGETYGLIRFGSRLDTYLPDGAKVAVEIGQRAIGGETVLAELR